The proteins below are encoded in one region of Bremerella sp. P1:
- a CDS encoding carbonic anhydrase, which yields MRDLLAGVTQFQKDTFPQKKSRFAELAGGQSPEALFITCSDSRVNPELFTNSEPGEIFVIRNAGNIVGRKGEADLGMAATIEYAVKALKVPQIIVCGHAKCGAMQGLMSPEALTTLPEVGKWVSLSKSALEDASGDPNNDRLTQLIEANIRLQLRNLMTFPAVAEAVGAGKLRLHGWLYDFETGEVTVVAPDTFQFTEPNVRIA from the coding sequence ATGCGCGATTTGTTAGCAGGTGTGACGCAGTTCCAGAAAGATACCTTCCCCCAAAAGAAAAGCCGTTTCGCAGAACTGGCCGGGGGACAAAGTCCAGAAGCCCTGTTCATTACTTGTAGTGATTCTCGGGTGAATCCTGAGCTGTTTACCAATAGCGAACCAGGCGAAATCTTCGTCATTCGCAACGCCGGAAACATTGTCGGCCGTAAGGGTGAAGCCGACTTGGGGATGGCGGCCACGATCGAGTATGCCGTCAAGGCATTGAAGGTTCCTCAGATTATCGTCTGCGGTCACGCCAAGTGCGGGGCCATGCAGGGACTGATGAGTCCTGAAGCACTCACCACCTTGCCGGAAGTCGGCAAGTGGGTCTCGCTCTCGAAGTCGGCGCTTGAAGATGCGTCAGGCGATCCGAATAACGATCGCCTGACCCAGTTGATCGAAGCGAACATTCGGCTGCAACTTCGCAACCTGATGACCTTCCCCGCAGTCGCCGAAGCGGTCGGAGCCGGCAAGCTTCGACTTCACGGGTGGCTTTACGATTTCGAGACCGGCGAGGTGACCGTCGTTGCTCCCGATACTTTTCAGTTCACCGAACCCAACGTTCGGATTGCCTGA
- a CDS encoding Dabb family protein: MSAMVQAEDKAAGDSARKLRHVVIFKFKESAKAEDIEKVEKAFAALPKKIPVIQDYEWGTNNSPEMLDKGFTHCFLVTFASEDDRAEYLPHPEHQKFVSILRPHLEEAFVIDYWAQ; the protein is encoded by the coding sequence ATGTCTGCGATGGTTCAAGCTGAAGATAAAGCCGCCGGTGATTCGGCCCGCAAGCTACGTCACGTCGTAATCTTCAAGTTCAAAGAGTCGGCCAAGGCCGAGGATATCGAGAAGGTGGAAAAGGCGTTCGCCGCTCTGCCCAAGAAGATTCCCGTGATCCAGGATTACGAATGGGGCACCAACAACAGCCCTGAAATGCTCGACAAAGGCTTCACCCACTGCTTCCTGGTAACGTTTGCCAGCGAAGACGACCGTGCGGAATACCTGCCGCACCCAGAGCATCAGAAGTTTGTGTCGATCCTGCGACCGCATCTGGAAGAAGCGTTCGTCATCGACTACTGGGCCCAGTAA